A single genomic interval of Aedes aegypti strain LVP_AGWG chromosome 1, AaegL5.0 Primary Assembly, whole genome shotgun sequence harbors:
- the LOC5573312 gene encoding uncharacterized protein LOC5573312, which yields MAKTKWNILFAAFVLSCLSLATLIVAFCTPYWIISEASERTAYKNSDIQYGLFTGSLTRNVLATPITYDLTVICLYEQNVCVYSCQTEEAKRESEVLALLAGEKPAECPIAGAKTSFRITDQTSGRVASKDNFINAGLWLATVLFLAISTTFAGASASFAIINVLFNPVEPIFSVFGLYIWNGIVIGGTVLTMSMWGALYGSYLSDNIAITDTLTPEAPYSSENLASLGASYWVLFIPLLLHGSNIGLLLWRQYEINKEPPPTTIDVDKSDLTIIMY from the exons ATGGCGAAAACCAAGTGGAACATACTCTTCGCAGCTTTCGTCCTGTCGTGCCTCTCGTTGGCTACTCTCATCGTGGCGTTTTGCACTCCGTACTGG ATTATCTCGGAAGCGAGCGAACGGACAGCCTACAAGAACAGTGACATACAGTATGGGCTATTTACTGGATCACTAACCCGGAATGTTTTGGCCACTCCGATAACGTACGACCTTACAG TTATCTGTCTGTACGAACAGAATGTATGTGTCTACAGCTGCCAAACCGAGGAAGCGAAACGAGAATCGGAAGTGCTGGCACTTCTGGCTGGTGAGAAGCCAGCTGAATGTCCCATAGCAGGCGCCAAGACTTCATTCAGGATCACAGACCAGACCTCGGGAAGAGTCGCATCCAAGGATAACTTTATCAATGCAGGCCTCTGGTTGGCCACGGTACTATTTCTAGCGATTTCCACCACGTTTGCGGGCGCTTCGGCCAGCTTTGCCATCATCAACGTGCTGTTCAACCCGGTGGAACCGATCTTCAGTGTGTTTGGGCTGTACATTTGGAACGGGATCGTCATTGGGGGGACCGTGCTGACCATGAGCATGTGGGGTGCACTGTACGGATCGTACCTCAGCGATAACATTGCCATTACGGACACGTTGACGCCGGAAGCACCGTACAGTTCGGAAAATCTGGCCTCGCTGGGAGCGAGCTATTGGGTGTTGTTCATTCCACTTCTGTTACACGGTAGCAATATTGGACTATTGCTGTGGAGGCAATACGAAATCAATAAGGAACCGCCACCGACGACGATAGACGTGGATAAGTCGGACCTGACGATCATTatgtattag